A window of the Rhizobium viscosum genome harbors these coding sequences:
- a CDS encoding thiamine phosphate synthase encodes MRLDPFYLIVGSCEWIERLVPLGVKLVQLRVKDRPDEVLRQEIRRSKAVCAAANCQLVINDFWKLAIDEGCDFIHLGQEDLVEADLAAIRRAGLKLGLSTHDEAELETALAAKPDYVALGPVYSTTLKQMKWAPQGLERIREWKRRVAPLPLVAIGGLNVERLQCVLDAGADTAAVVTDITMNIDPEARTLEWIERTAPWR; translated from the coding sequence ATGAGGCTCGATCCCTTCTATCTTATCGTCGGCAGTTGCGAATGGATCGAACGCCTCGTGCCGTTGGGCGTCAAACTTGTGCAACTGCGCGTGAAGGATCGCCCGGACGAGGTCCTGCGCCAAGAAATCCGCCGTTCGAAAGCCGTTTGCGCAGCTGCGAATTGCCAACTGGTTATCAACGACTTCTGGAAACTGGCGATCGACGAGGGATGCGATTTCATCCATCTGGGCCAGGAGGATCTTGTAGAAGCCGACCTTGCTGCCATCCGCCGAGCCGGCCTGAAACTCGGCCTCTCCACCCATGACGAAGCGGAGCTCGAAACGGCTTTGGCCGCAAAGCCTGACTATGTGGCGCTCGGCCCGGTCTATTCCACCACTCTCAAGCAGATGAAATGGGCGCCGCAGGGTCTGGAACGGATCAGGGAGTGGAAAAGGCGCGTCGCACCGCTGCCGCTGGTGGCGATCGGCGGGCTGAATGTCGAAAGGCTGCAATGCGTGCTTGACGCGGGCGCCGACACCGCGGCCGTTGTCACCGACATCACCATGAACATCGATCCCGAAGCGCGGACGCTCGAATGGATCGAACGGACGGCACCGTGGCGTTAG
- a CDS encoding thiazole synthase — translation MLSIYDAELSSRLLLGTARYPSPAVLAKAVGRSGAGIVTVSLRRETAGGKTGGAFFDLIRQLAVRVLPNTAGCHSASEAILTARMAREVFGTDWIKLEVIGHHDSLQPDVFELVEAARVLCAEGFCVFPYTTDDLVVGEKLLSVGCRVLMPWCAPIGSAAGPRNPSALIAMRSAFPDVPLIVDAGIGRPSHAAMVMELGYDAVLLNTAVAVADDPPAMAEAFGKAIEAGRLAYLSGMLEPRDMAVPSTPVVGKGVFE, via the coding sequence ATGCTCTCCATTTATGATGCTGAGTTGTCTTCGCGGCTTCTGCTCGGTACCGCGCGTTATCCGTCACCGGCCGTCCTTGCCAAGGCGGTAGGCCGGTCTGGCGCAGGAATCGTCACGGTCTCGCTTCGCCGGGAAACGGCCGGCGGAAAGACGGGTGGCGCCTTCTTCGACCTCATCCGCCAGCTCGCAGTACGCGTCCTGCCCAATACCGCGGGATGTCACAGTGCGTCGGAGGCGATCCTGACCGCCAGGATGGCGCGCGAAGTGTTTGGTACCGACTGGATCAAGCTCGAGGTCATCGGCCATCACGACAGTCTCCAGCCGGATGTGTTCGAACTGGTCGAAGCCGCACGCGTTCTTTGCGCGGAAGGGTTTTGCGTATTTCCCTATACCACGGATGATCTGGTTGTCGGTGAAAAGCTGCTCTCCGTCGGATGCCGGGTCCTGATGCCCTGGTGCGCCCCGATCGGTTCTGCGGCCGGTCCGCGCAATCCTTCCGCGCTCATCGCCATGCGATCCGCTTTTCCGGACGTTCCGTTGATCGTGGATGCGGGGATCGGCAGACCGTCGCATGCGGCAATGGTAATGGAGCTCGGCTATGACGCGGTGCTGCTCAATACGGCGGTCGCGGTCGCAGACGATCCGCCTGCCATGGCCGAGGCGTTCGGTAAGGCGATCGAGGCCGGAAGGCTCGCCTATCTCTCCGGCATGCTGGAGCCGCGCGACATGGCGGTGCCGTCCACTCCGGTTGTCGGGAAGGGCGTGTTCGAATGA
- the thiS gene encoding sulfur carrier protein ThiS, producing the protein MKLIINGETQVCEAATLSELLHVLEYEGDWLATAVNGDLVHREDRACCRLDDGDRIEILSPMQGG; encoded by the coding sequence ATGAAACTGATAATCAACGGCGAAACCCAGGTCTGCGAGGCTGCAACCCTTTCCGAGCTTCTTCATGTTCTGGAATACGAGGGCGACTGGCTGGCGACGGCCGTCAACGGCGATCTTGTGCATCGCGAGGACCGCGCCTGCTGCCGGCTCGACGACGGTGACCGCATCGAAATCCTGTCCCCGATGCAGGGAGGCTGA
- the thiO gene encoding glycine oxidase ThiO, with protein sequence MPTFLVKGAGVAGLAVAHELVKRGFSVEVIEKACAAGLGASHFAGGMLAPYCEREAAEEVVLTLGLDAARWWEEAVPGEVHRRGTLVVAQPRDLPDLARFAARTTGHVWLDGKGVSDLEPALAGRFEKALFFEQEAHLDPRLALTRLGNSLRERGVVFHFGAHQPQDRQFAGVLDCTGPAAISRLSGLRGVRGEMLYLETADITLSRPVRMLHPRHPIYIVPRDDHRFMVGATMIEAEDDGPITARSLMEFLNAAYALHPAFGEARVVETGTGIRPAFADNIPRVIETKEGVAIAGMHRHGFLLAPAMAARAADILMREAFASERLSS encoded by the coding sequence ATGCCTACGTTTCTCGTCAAAGGGGCCGGCGTTGCCGGCCTCGCGGTGGCCCATGAGCTCGTCAAACGGGGCTTTTCGGTAGAGGTGATCGAGAAGGCCTGCGCGGCGGGGCTTGGCGCCTCCCATTTTGCTGGAGGAATGCTTGCTCCCTATTGCGAACGAGAGGCGGCCGAAGAGGTTGTCCTGACATTGGGCCTGGATGCGGCCCGATGGTGGGAGGAGGCCGTGCCCGGCGAAGTTCATCGCCGCGGTACGCTGGTGGTGGCGCAGCCGCGCGACCTGCCGGATCTCGCCCGGTTTGCCGCGCGCACGACCGGTCATGTCTGGCTCGATGGCAAGGGCGTGAGCGACCTCGAACCCGCACTTGCCGGCCGCTTCGAAAAGGCCCTTTTCTTCGAGCAGGAAGCGCATCTCGATCCACGCCTTGCGCTGACGAGGCTTGGCAACAGTCTCCGCGAACGCGGCGTCGTCTTCCATTTCGGCGCACACCAGCCGCAGGATCGGCAATTTGCCGGCGTGCTCGACTGCACAGGGCCGGCGGCGATATCGCGACTTTCCGGCCTGCGCGGCGTGCGAGGCGAAATGCTCTATCTGGAAACCGCCGATATTACGCTTTCCAGGCCGGTCAGGATGCTGCATCCGCGCCATCCGATCTACATCGTGCCTCGCGACGATCACCGTTTCATGGTCGGGGCGACGATGATCGAGGCGGAGGATGACGGACCGATTACCGCGCGTTCGCTTATGGAGTTCCTGAACGCGGCCTATGCGCTGCATCCGGCGTTCGGCGAGGCGCGCGTCGTGGAGACCGGGACGGGCATACGTCCGGCTTTTGCAGACAACATTCCGCGAGTGATCGAAACGAAGGAGGGGGTCGCGATCGCCGGCATGCACCGCCATGGCTTCCTGCTGGCACCCGCCATGGCTGCGCGGGCCGCCGATATTCTCATGCGAGAGGCATTCGCTTCTGAAAGGCTAAGCTCATGA
- the thiC gene encoding phosphomethylpyrimidine synthase ThiC: protein MNIAAKPQSPAVTAGPLSASEKIHIEGAIHPNIRVPMREIALHPTSGEPPVRIYDPSGPYTDPSHTVAIESGLPRLRESWIAARADVEAYDGRIVRPEDNGFVSGDRLTPEFPVRNRPLRARDGKAVTQLAYARAGIITPEMEFIAIRENLGSEVAKDTLKRDGESFGAHIPDYVTPEFVRREVAEGRAIIPANINHPESEPMIIGRNFLVKINANIGNSAVTSSMAEEVEKMVWAIRWGADTVMDLSTGRNIHNIREWIIRNSPVPIGTVPLYQALEKVNGIAEDLTWEVYRDTLIEQAEQGVDYFTIHAGVRLAYIPLTVNRVTGIVSRGGSIMAKWCLHHHRESFLYEHFEEICDICRAYDVSLSLGDGLRPGSIADANDAAQFAELETLGELTKIAWAKDCQVMIEGPGHVPMHKIKANMEKQLAVCGEAPFYTLGPLTTDIAPGYDHITSGIGAAMIGWFGTAMLCYVTPKEHLGLPDRNDVKVGVITYKIAAHAADLAKGHPAAQVRDDALSRARFEFRWEDQFNLSLDPETARSFHDETLPKEAHKVAHFCSMCGPKFCSMRISHDIRAEAQKEGLEAMAARYRDGGDLYMPVENLPGNA from the coding sequence ATGAATATTGCCGCAAAACCGCAATCTCCCGCCGTCACCGCCGGTCCGCTTTCGGCCTCGGAGAAGATCCATATCGAAGGCGCAATCCACCCCAATATCAGGGTGCCGATGCGAGAGATCGCGCTGCATCCAACATCGGGCGAGCCGCCGGTCAGGATCTACGACCCTTCCGGTCCCTATACGGATCCGTCCCATACAGTGGCCATCGAAAGCGGTCTGCCACGTCTGCGCGAAAGCTGGATTGCGGCGCGCGCCGATGTCGAGGCTTATGACGGCCGTATCGTCAGGCCGGAGGATAACGGCTTCGTGTCCGGCGACCGGTTGACGCCAGAATTCCCGGTGCGGAACCGACCGCTGAGGGCGAGGGACGGTAAAGCCGTTACCCAACTCGCCTATGCACGCGCCGGCATTATCACACCGGAAATGGAATTCATTGCCATCCGCGAAAACCTCGGCAGCGAGGTGGCGAAGGACACGCTGAAGCGGGACGGCGAGAGTTTCGGCGCTCATATCCCGGATTACGTCACCCCCGAATTCGTTCGCCGCGAAGTTGCGGAAGGTCGGGCGATCATTCCCGCCAATATCAACCATCCTGAATCCGAACCGATGATCATCGGCCGGAATTTCCTGGTGAAGATCAATGCCAATATCGGTAATTCGGCTGTCACATCATCCATGGCGGAAGAAGTGGAGAAAATGGTCTGGGCGATCCGCTGGGGCGCCGACACGGTCATGGACCTGTCGACCGGCCGTAACATCCACAATATCCGCGAATGGATCATTCGCAATTCGCCGGTGCCGATCGGTACCGTGCCGCTCTACCAGGCACTCGAAAAGGTAAACGGCATTGCCGAGGACCTCACCTGGGAGGTTTATCGCGACACGCTGATTGAACAGGCCGAACAGGGCGTCGATTATTTCACCATCCATGCGGGCGTGCGGCTCGCCTATATCCCGCTGACCGTCAACCGTGTCACCGGCATCGTTTCCCGTGGCGGCTCGATCATGGCCAAGTGGTGTCTTCATCACCACAGGGAGAGTTTTCTCTACGAGCATTTCGAGGAGATCTGCGATATCTGCCGGGCCTACGATGTTTCGCTTTCGCTCGGTGACGGCCTGCGCCCGGGTTCGATCGCCGATGCCAACGATGCGGCCCAGTTCGCGGAGCTGGAAACGCTCGGCGAGTTGACGAAAATCGCCTGGGCGAAGGATTGCCAGGTGATGATCGAGGGCCCTGGCCATGTGCCGATGCACAAGATCAAGGCGAACATGGAAAAGCAGCTCGCGGTCTGCGGCGAGGCGCCCTTCTATACGCTCGGGCCGCTGACCACTGATATCGCACCGGGTTACGACCACATCACATCGGGCATCGGAGCTGCGATGATCGGCTGGTTCGGTACCGCCATGCTCTGCTATGTGACGCCCAAGGAACATCTCGGCCTGCCGGACCGCAACGACGTCAAAGTGGGCGTCATCACCTACAAGATCGCCGCGCATGCCGCCGATCTCGCCAAGGGCCATCCGGCAGCGCAGGTGCGCGATGACGCGCTGTCGCGCGCCCGTTTCGAGTTCCGCTGGGAGGATCAGTTCAATCTCTCGCTCGATCCTGAAACGGCCCGTTCCTTCCACGACGAGACCTTGCCGAAGGAAGCGCACAAGGTGGCGCATTTCTGCTCCATGTGCGGCCCGAAATTCTGCTCGATGCGGATTTCCCACGATATCCGTGCCGAGGCGCAGAAGGAGGGTCTGGAAGCAATGGCCGCCAGATATCGCGATGGCGGAGATCTTTATATGCCGGTCGAGAACCTTCCGGGTAACGCATAA
- a CDS encoding beta-ketoacyl-ACP synthase III, producing the protein MSGRSSRMAGFGHAAPARCVDNAEIEARLGLETGWIERRTGIRTRHWAEDGETLSGLAAAAGQMALDDAGIARNEIALTLLATSTPDHLLPPSAPLLAHRLGLENSGAIDLAGACSGFLYALTLADGFVRVHGRTVLVVAANILSRRINPAERASAVLFADAAGAVVLAPCTHGRSGLLSADLASDGSGYGLINIPAGGSNRPFSPETSAEDFLMTMQDGREVFSRAVALMTETSKRALEQAGIVAADIDRFVPHQANARMFDAVSGNLGIAPEKTIRTIESFGNSSAATIPLSLSVAHVERRFTGGETLLLTAAGAGLMGGAVVFGT; encoded by the coding sequence ATGTCGGGTCGTTCTTCCCGTATGGCCGGTTTCGGGCATGCCGCGCCGGCTCGCTGCGTCGATAATGCCGAGATCGAGGCTCGCCTGGGCCTCGAAACGGGCTGGATCGAGCGGCGAACCGGCATCCGCACGCGCCATTGGGCGGAGGATGGCGAGACGCTGAGCGGCTTGGCCGCCGCGGCCGGACAGATGGCGCTCGACGATGCCGGGATCGCCCGCAACGAGATCGCACTGACGCTGCTTGCGACTTCGACACCGGATCATCTTCTGCCGCCCTCGGCGCCGCTCCTGGCCCACCGGTTGGGTCTTGAAAACTCTGGCGCGATTGATCTCGCCGGCGCCTGTTCGGGCTTTCTCTACGCGCTTACGCTGGCGGACGGTTTCGTCCGCGTGCACGGCCGCACCGTCCTCGTGGTGGCCGCCAATATCCTGAGCCGCCGCATCAATCCTGCCGAGCGGGCAAGCGCCGTCCTCTTTGCGGATGCGGCCGGCGCCGTGGTGCTGGCTCCCTGCACGCATGGGCGAAGCGGCCTCCTCTCCGCCGATCTCGCATCCGATGGCAGCGGCTATGGCCTGATCAACATTCCGGCTGGCGGCAGCAACCGGCCGTTCTCTCCCGAAACCAGTGCCGAGGACTTTCTGATGACGATGCAGGACGGCCGCGAGGTGTTCTCGCGCGCCGTCGCCCTGATGACCGAAACCTCGAAGCGGGCGCTGGAGCAGGCAGGAATTGTCGCGGCCGATATCGACCGGTTCGTTCCGCATCAGGCCAACGCGCGCATGTTCGACGCCGTCTCCGGCAACCTCGGCATCGCGCCCGAAAAAACGATCCGCACGATCGAGAGCTTCGGCAATTCATCTGCCGCGACCATCCCGCTTTCCCTCTCCGTCGCCCATGTGGAGCGGCGGTTTACGGGAGGAGAGACGCTGCTGCTCACCGCCGCCGGCGCCGGTTTGATGGGTGGTGCTGTGGTTTTTGGCACGTGA
- a CDS encoding adenosylmethionine--8-amino-7-oxononanoate transaminase yields MTRSAIWHPFTQHALEPPMKRIASTEGAYLVDEDGNRLLDAISSWWVITHGHRHPAIMAAIRAATEAYDQIIFAEFSHAPAERLAEGLIEIAPAGLSHVFYSDSGSTSVEVALKMALGYFHNRGEARDRIVVIEASYHGDTIGTMSTGERGVFNAAYEPLLFGVDRLAFPEPGREQQTLDMFEDFCRSGRVAALVIEPLVLGAGGMKIYDAGTLAGLKEIALHHGCLLIADEVMTGWGRTGTMFASEQAAITPDILCTSKGLTAGALPLAATLCTGDIFDAHLSTDRRKTFFHSSSYTANPVACAAAVANLDIWRNEPVFERIENLAALHRQNLQRFEGDKRFANIRQSGTIAALDLVVPAGGYLAEAGPRMRRLFRERGLLIRPLGNVVYLMPPYCVTADEIGSTYDAIDEVASIVLGSAG; encoded by the coding sequence ATGACCCGCTCGGCCATCTGGCACCCCTTTACCCAGCATGCACTCGAACCGCCGATGAAACGCATCGCCTCGACCGAGGGCGCCTATCTGGTCGACGAGGACGGCAACCGCCTTCTCGACGCGATCTCGTCTTGGTGGGTCATCACCCATGGCCATCGGCATCCGGCGATCATGGCGGCAATCCGGGCAGCGACGGAGGCTTATGACCAGATCATTTTCGCCGAATTCTCGCACGCCCCCGCCGAAAGGCTGGCGGAAGGATTGATCGAGATCGCGCCGGCGGGATTGAGCCATGTTTTCTATTCGGACAGCGGTTCGACCTCGGTCGAAGTGGCACTCAAAATGGCGCTCGGTTATTTCCACAACAGGGGAGAGGCGCGCGACCGGATCGTGGTGATCGAGGCGAGCTACCACGGCGATACGATCGGCACGATGTCGACCGGCGAGCGAGGTGTTTTCAACGCCGCCTATGAACCGCTGCTCTTCGGCGTCGACCGGCTTGCCTTCCCGGAACCGGGCCGCGAGCAGCAGACGCTCGACATGTTCGAGGATTTTTGCCGCTCAGGCCGGGTGGCGGCCCTGGTGATCGAGCCTCTGGTCCTCGGGGCGGGCGGTATGAAGATCTATGATGCCGGCACGCTTGCCGGGTTGAAGGAAATCGCCCTGCACCATGGCTGTCTGCTGATCGCCGATGAAGTGATGACCGGTTGGGGCCGGACGGGAACGATGTTCGCCTCGGAGCAGGCCGCCATCACGCCCGATATCCTATGCACATCCAAAGGACTGACAGCCGGCGCCCTGCCGCTTGCAGCAACCCTCTGCACCGGCGACATCTTCGATGCCCACCTCTCCACCGATCGGCGCAAGACCTTCTTCCATTCGAGCTCCTATACCGCCAACCCGGTCGCTTGCGCTGCCGCCGTCGCCAATCTCGACATCTGGCGCAACGAACCGGTCTTTGAACGTATCGAAAATCTCGCGGCACTGCACCGACAGAACCTTCAGCGTTTTGAAGGCGACAAGCGGTTCGCCAATATCCGGCAGTCCGGAACGATCGCGGCGCTTGATCTCGTCGTGCCCGCTGGCGGTTATCTCGCCGAGGCCGGCCCGCGCATGCGGCGGCTGTTTCGCGAGCGCGGTCTGCTGATCCGTCCGCTCGGCAACGTCGTCTACCTGATGCCGCCCTATTGCGTGACGGCAGACGAGATCGGCAGCACTTATGACGCCATAGACGAGGTCGCCTCGATCGTTCTCGGGAGCGCAGGATGA
- the bioD gene encoding dethiobiotin synthase, whose product MTRRFVVSGTDTGIGKTVFAAALAGALEGYYWKPVQSGLEDETDSETVVRLGGVPRRRILPEAYRLATPASPHLSARLDGVAIDPERLVPPMTDRPLVIEGAGGLLVPLADDLVFADMFARWQVPVILCARTSLGTINHTLLSLEALKHRNIPVFGVVFVGDENQETQRIIVKMGRVRSLGRLPWLQAITADGLRQAFRGNFDLASFAEVSA is encoded by the coding sequence ATGACCCGTCGCTTCGTCGTCTCCGGCACCGATACCGGCATCGGCAAGACGGTTTTCGCAGCCGCCCTTGCCGGTGCGTTGGAGGGCTATTATTGGAAGCCCGTGCAGTCCGGGCTCGAGGACGAGACCGACAGCGAGACGGTCGTACGGCTCGGCGGCGTGCCGCGCAGGCGCATCCTGCCGGAAGCCTATCGCCTTGCCACACCTGCCTCGCCGCATCTTTCAGCCCGTTTGGATGGCGTTGCGATCGATCCGGAAAGGCTGGTGCCGCCGATGACAGACCGGCCATTGGTGATCGAGGGGGCGGGCGGGCTGCTCGTGCCGCTCGCCGACGATCTTGTCTTCGCCGACATGTTTGCCCGCTGGCAGGTTCCGGTCATCCTCTGCGCCAGGACATCGCTCGGCACGATCAACCACACGCTGCTGTCACTCGAAGCTCTGAAACATCGCAACATTCCGGTGTTCGGCGTCGTGTTCGTCGGCGATGAGAACCAAGAAACGCAGCGCATCATCGTCAAGATGGGCCGGGTTCGTTCGCTCGGAAGGCTGCCTTGGCTTCAGGCCATCACCGCCGACGGGCTTCGCCAGGCGTTTCGCGGCAATTTCGATCTCGCTTCCTTTGCAGAGGTGTCCGCATGA